Proteins encoded together in one Rossellomorea sp. y25 window:
- the msrB gene encoding peptide-methionine (R)-S-oxide reductase MsrB — MSKEDLTKKLTPEQYDVTQNNGTEPPFRNEYWNTFEDGIYVDIVSGKPLFSSKDKYDAGCGWPSFTKPIDEEEISEKEDRSHFMVRTEVRSTEADSHLGHVFNDGPGPTKLRYCINSAALRFVPVEKLEEEGYGKYKKIF, encoded by the coding sequence ATGAGTAAAGAAGATTTAACGAAAAAGTTAACTCCTGAACAATATGATGTCACGCAAAACAACGGGACAGAGCCACCATTTAGAAATGAGTATTGGAATACGTTCGAAGATGGAATCTATGTAGATATCGTATCAGGTAAACCGCTCTTTAGCTCTAAAGACAAGTATGATGCCGGTTGTGGCTGGCCAAGTTTCACGAAGCCAATTGATGAAGAGGAAATTTCAGAAAAAGAAGATCGAAGTCATTTTATGGTGAGAACGGAAGTGAGAAGTACGGAAGCAGACTCTCACCTGGGTCATGTATTTAATGATGGACCTGGACCAACGAAGCTCCGGTACTGCATCAATTCAGCAGCTTTACGATTCGTCCCGGTAGAAAAGCTCGAAGAAGAAGGATATGGGAAGTACAAAAAAATATTTTAA
- a CDS encoding 3-oxoacid CoA-transferase subunit B, whose amino-acid sequence MGMGNELKDRLAKRAALEVKEHMIVNLGIGIPSLVPNHLTPGFPVVFQSENGIIGMGPAPGEGKEDENLCNAGGFPVSLMKGGCYTDSSIAFAMIRRGKIDLTILGSLQVSEKGDLANWIIPGKKVPGMGGATELASKANKVIVLMTHLDKNGESKLVRECTLPLTARSCVSMIITDRSVFTIENDQLILCEIFSPYTLQDIKETTDARFTLSSCLKYLR is encoded by the coding sequence ATGGGCATGGGAAACGAATTGAAGGATAGGTTAGCCAAACGTGCGGCTTTAGAAGTGAAAGAGCATATGATTGTTAATTTGGGAATCGGAATACCCTCCCTTGTTCCGAATCATCTTACCCCGGGGTTTCCTGTTGTATTTCAATCGGAAAACGGAATTATTGGAATGGGGCCTGCACCGGGGGAAGGGAAAGAGGATGAAAACTTGTGTAATGCAGGAGGATTCCCTGTCTCATTAATGAAGGGAGGCTGTTATACAGATAGCTCCATCGCATTTGCCATGATTCGCCGGGGCAAGATTGACCTTACGATCCTAGGCTCGCTGCAAGTCAGTGAGAAGGGAGATCTTGCAAACTGGATTATCCCCGGCAAAAAGGTACCGGGAATGGGGGGCGCAACCGAACTTGCGTCAAAAGCAAATAAAGTCATTGTACTCATGACCCATTTAGATAAAAATGGTGAGAGCAAACTCGTGCGGGAATGTACGCTCCCATTGACGGCCAGGTCTTGTGTCTCCATGATTATTACGGACCGGTCTGTCTTCACAATTGAGAATGATCAATTGATATTGTGTGAAATATTCAGTCCCTACACACTTCAAGATATTAAGGAGACAACAGATGCCCGTTTCACATTAAGCTCTTGCTTAAAATATTTACGTTAA
- a CDS encoding CoA transferase subunit A, translated as MPGLHNKRSSYENIKQFFYDGMTLMFGGFGGVGSPPTISKHLLDWGTQEITIIGNDTGFPHIGIGQLVAQNRVKKVIASHIGSNPIAGRLMSEGKLEVEFSPQGILAERIRAGGVGLKGIVTEIGVDDPYLNKGKPILEIDGNRFLYETALVAEVGVVYAKKADTFGNLIYDKSARNTNPLVAMAADITIVEAEEIVNVGELDPEEIVTSGVFVDHIVLSKGVDWKWAWETN; from the coding sequence ATGCCCGGTCTTCACAATAAAAGAAGCAGTTATGAAAATATAAAACAATTTTTTTATGATGGAATGACTTTGATGTTCGGAGGATTCGGAGGGGTGGGATCCCCTCCTACTATAAGTAAGCATTTATTGGATTGGGGAACTCAGGAAATCACGATTATAGGAAATGATACAGGTTTTCCCCATATCGGTATTGGACAATTAGTAGCCCAAAACAGAGTAAAGAAAGTGATTGCTTCCCATATCGGATCTAACCCGATTGCTGGTCGTTTAATGAGTGAAGGGAAGCTTGAGGTGGAATTCTCTCCTCAGGGAATATTGGCAGAGAGAATTCGGGCAGGGGGAGTCGGGTTGAAAGGAATCGTAACCGAAATCGGCGTGGATGATCCATATTTAAATAAAGGAAAACCCATACTGGAGATAGATGGAAACCGCTTCTTATATGAAACCGCCCTCGTTGCTGAAGTTGGGGTTGTGTATGCCAAAAAAGCCGACACATTTGGCAATCTTATTTATGATAAAAGTGCCAGAAATACGAATCCACTTGTGGCTATGGCCGCGGATATTACGATTGTGGAGGCAGAAGAAATTGTGAATGTGGGTGAATTAGATCCTGAGGAAATTGTCACGTCGGGTGTTTTTGTAGATCATATTGTTTTGTCTAAAGGAGTCGACTGGAAATGGGCATGGGAAACGAATTGA
- a CDS encoding YjcZ family sporulation protein: MNYGYGCDPCYQGGYAYPVAGYNNFALIVVLFILLIIIGAVCFCGK, translated from the coding sequence ATGAACTATGGTTATGGTTGTGATCCATGTTATCAAGGTGGATATGCTTATCCAGTTGCCGGTTACAATAATTTTGCGTTGATAGTTGTGTTATTCATCCTGTTAATTATTATTGGAGCCGTTTGTTTCTGCGGGAAGTGA
- a CDS encoding DUF4397 domain-containing protein, protein MSQHDYLNKAAMYDLLSDYYKYSDPSMHIHYYQKHLKYMRLALQAQRADMTTSTQPSYVRVLHAVPDAPNVDVYVNAKRVLRDVAFKDVSDYLTLPAGKYHIDVYPAGTSVTTVISKKVKIDPGKIYTLAAVGTLNKLQLLPFIDDPTVPNGETKVKFIHLSPDAPAVDIAVKGGDVVFPNVSFKQATEYLGLTPMTVNLEARVAGSKNSVLSIPNVKLNPNQAYTIVAVGLANGTPQLEAILLKG, encoded by the coding sequence ATGAGCCAACACGATTATTTGAATAAAGCAGCGATGTATGACTTATTATCCGATTATTATAAATACTCAGATCCATCCATGCATATTCATTACTATCAAAAACATTTAAAATACATGAGGCTGGCTTTGCAAGCACAGCGCGCTGATATGACTACATCCACCCAGCCTTCGTATGTTCGCGTATTACATGCAGTACCTGATGCACCTAATGTAGATGTGTATGTAAATGCAAAACGCGTTTTACGAGATGTGGCCTTTAAAGATGTAAGTGACTATTTAACATTACCGGCTGGTAAATATCATATTGATGTTTATCCAGCCGGTACAAGTGTGACGACTGTAATAAGTAAAAAAGTGAAAATTGATCCAGGTAAGATTTATACACTTGCAGCTGTAGGTACCCTTAATAAACTGCAACTGTTGCCATTTATTGATGATCCAACGGTTCCAAATGGGGAAACAAAGGTCAAATTCATTCATCTTTCGCCAGACGCACCTGCAGTTGATATTGCAGTAAAAGGCGGAGATGTTGTTTTTCCAAATGTCTCCTTCAAACAAGCTACTGAATACCTTGGATTAACTCCAATGACGGTCAATCTTGAGGCAAGGGTGGCAGGAAGCAAAAACAGCGTCCTGAGTATCCCAAATGTAAAATTAAACCCTAATCAAGCATACACTATAGTAGCTGTTGGATTAGCCAACGGAACACCGCAGCTTGAGGCCATACTATTAAAAGGGTAA
- a CDS encoding YpmS family protein: MKNKWKVGFFVLLGVILIGLAIIFSMIFMPIKDDTLPKNNENPNQEVGFNVNTNKKDLNLIIEHYIEKEGMKGPVDYNVQLKDDVELKGSVPVFTSNIDFKLDFEPKALENGDILLKQKSISVGSLNLPVSYVMKVMRDSYNFPDWVKIQPNDELIYVSLQEMELKSDIKVRANEFNLKDDTISFRLLVPVDRAQ; this comes from the coding sequence ATGAAGAACAAATGGAAGGTTGGTTTTTTTGTTCTTTTAGGTGTGATATTAATAGGATTAGCCATCATTTTTTCAATGATCTTTATGCCGATAAAAGACGATACATTGCCTAAGAACAACGAAAATCCCAACCAGGAAGTAGGATTTAACGTTAATACTAATAAGAAAGATCTTAATCTCATTATTGAGCATTATATTGAAAAAGAAGGAATGAAGGGACCTGTTGATTATAATGTTCAATTAAAAGATGATGTGGAATTAAAAGGGTCTGTACCCGTTTTCACTTCAAACATTGATTTTAAATTGGATTTCGAACCAAAAGCATTAGAAAATGGAGATATTTTATTGAAACAGAAATCAATCTCTGTAGGATCACTGAATCTGCCGGTTTCCTATGTAATGAAAGTGATGAGAGATTCATATAACTTTCCAGACTGGGTGAAAATTCAACCCAATGATGAATTAATATACGTTTCATTACAGGAAATGGAACTGAAAAGTGATATAAAAGTAAGAGCAAATGAATTTAATCTGAAGGATGATACTATTTCTTTCCGATTATTAGTCCCTGTGGACCGTGCTCAATAA
- the msrA gene encoding peptide-methionine (S)-S-oxide reductase MsrA: MSEASKYQKATFAGGCFWCMVKPFDEQPGIGSVISGYTGGTVPNPTYKEVCSETTGHYEAVQIEYDASLFPYEKLLEVYWQQIDPTDPGGQFFDRGHSYKTVIFYHNEEQKRMAEKSKKELAESGKFQKPIATQILPADKFYPAEEYHQDYYKKNPAHYNRYSRGSGRVAFIENHWGEKNE; encoded by the coding sequence ATGTCAGAAGCTTCGAAATATCAGAAAGCTACATTTGCTGGTGGTTGTTTTTGGTGTATGGTAAAACCGTTCGATGAACAGCCCGGAATCGGTAGTGTCATATCAGGTTATACGGGAGGAACCGTTCCGAATCCAACCTATAAAGAAGTATGCTCTGAAACGACAGGTCACTATGAGGCCGTTCAAATTGAATACGATGCTTCCCTGTTTCCTTACGAGAAACTATTAGAAGTGTATTGGCAACAAATCGACCCAACCGATCCCGGTGGGCAATTCTTTGACCGTGGACATTCGTATAAAACGGTGATTTTCTACCATAACGAAGAGCAAAAGAGGATGGCAGAGAAATCTAAAAAGGAGCTTGCAGAATCAGGTAAGTTTCAAAAGCCGATTGCAACACAGATTTTACCTGCGGATAAATTTTATCCTGCAGAGGAGTATCATCAGGATTATTACAAAAAGAACCCTGCCCATTATAATCGATACAGCAGAGGATCTGGAAGAGTAGCGTTTATTGAAAATCATTGGGGGGAAAAGAATGAGTAA
- a CDS encoding aspartate aminotransferase family protein: MPHSHLIKPLIGEHYPTIDYGKGVYLYDTDGREYMDACSGAVTANVGHGMEEILQSIVNQGNKVAFVYRSQFSNQPAEDLATFLHEKTGYPWSFFVNSGSEAVETAIKIAIQHWQEQGKPMKRKILSRWLSYHGITFGALSASGHPTRRERFDSYLGDWPTIEPPYCAHCPFGKTHPSCDLACASQLETMISRIGADNIAAFMAEPIIGAAGGAITPPKGYYERIKAICERHDILFISDEVMTGCGRTGTFLALEQWKVKADIVAIGKGLSAGYAPIAATLISDNIMEPILNGSKVIMSGHTFSGNPMSATAALAVLKLIDSEKMIEGVDHKGTYLKNLIEKLKTEFSFVQDVRGKGLMLGIELSSLGAPFTSYIVQAGVECGILLYPAAAGIDGRKGSAIMVAPPLNSSKRELEEMVKRLRRTFQLVEENWKEI; the protein is encoded by the coding sequence ATGCCTCATTCGCATTTAATAAAACCACTGATTGGTGAACACTATCCGACAATTGATTATGGAAAAGGTGTCTATTTGTATGATACCGATGGACGGGAGTATATGGATGCTTGTTCTGGAGCGGTTACTGCAAATGTAGGACATGGCATGGAAGAAATTCTTCAATCTATTGTGAATCAAGGAAATAAAGTAGCATTTGTGTATCGTTCTCAATTCAGTAATCAGCCAGCTGAGGATTTAGCGACATTCCTTCATGAGAAGACAGGTTATCCATGGAGTTTCTTCGTGAATAGTGGTTCTGAGGCTGTGGAGACGGCCATCAAGATTGCTATTCAGCATTGGCAGGAACAGGGGAAACCGATGAAAAGAAAAATTTTATCCAGATGGCTGAGTTACCATGGTATCACTTTCGGTGCTTTATCTGCTTCAGGTCACCCAACCAGAAGAGAACGATTTGACTCCTACTTAGGAGACTGGCCAACAATTGAGCCTCCTTATTGTGCTCACTGTCCTTTTGGAAAAACACATCCATCATGTGATCTTGCGTGTGCTTCTCAATTAGAAACGATGATTAGCAGAATAGGAGCCGACAATATTGCTGCATTTATGGCGGAACCGATCATCGGTGCCGCAGGTGGGGCGATCACTCCCCCAAAAGGTTATTATGAACGGATCAAAGCAATCTGTGAGAGACATGATATTTTGTTTATTTCAGATGAAGTGATGACCGGATGTGGTCGGACTGGGACTTTTTTAGCTTTAGAGCAGTGGAAAGTGAAAGCCGATATTGTAGCGATAGGTAAAGGGTTAAGCGCCGGATATGCCCCTATCGCTGCGACCCTCATTTCCGACAACATAATGGAGCCGATATTGAATGGGTCGAAAGTTATTATGAGCGGTCATACATTCAGTGGGAATCCAATGTCTGCAACAGCAGCACTTGCTGTTCTGAAACTGATTGATTCAGAAAAGATGATTGAAGGTGTCGATCATAAAGGAACATACTTGAAAAATCTAATAGAAAAATTAAAAACTGAATTTTCCTTTGTGCAAGATGTGCGAGGAAAAGGACTCATGTTGGGAATAGAGCTGAGTTCCCTTGGAGCACCTTTTACTTCTTATATTGTTCAAGCGGGGGTTGAATGTGGGATTTTGTTATATCCCGCAGCGGCGGGGATAGATGGAAGGAAGGGCTCCGCCATTATGGTTGCTCCCCCATTAAACAGTTCAAAAAGGGAACTTGAGGAAATGGTTAAAAGACTCAGAAGAACCTTTCAACTAGTAGAAGAGAATTGGAAGGAGATCTAA
- a CDS encoding methyl-accepting chemotaxis protein, producing MVKKTKEKHTKRKRIKKEGSSRSKGVFSYFRTIRGKVVLSFGLLTIVLLVLASTSYFNMLKLEKEINTLITYDMQVDTKVKDLSKVLNEIEIGEQGFVITGATGFLAPYQNGKGEVESHFEELTTLLQDDQKQLDKLDKIEAQYGFWMQFVDRVIETRKDKGLEEAATLVESGTGKKYLDGIRSYVDMIVVDQQKDLNNRIESLNQQVYLSKIVTIGLSAFAVILAIFFGVILSHTIKMNTKKISRSILEIANAGGDLTKRIHVKSKDELADLASDTNQLIAGIAILVKQVSEMAENVSASSQELLASAEETSRTITSIAETSTEIAAGSDQTTSRMSTSLDKMNSLEEAARFLFNQAEMVKETARDMRAVAERGGKTVQASSSKMLSIEETMSNTSETVEALGQRSSQITTIIGTITDIAEQTNLLALNAAIEAARAGEHGRGFAVVADEVRKLAEQSRQAAKGVTEIVHSIQEEVNVIMKQNSDGVKEVIAGVEMTNETNASLEDILSQTTKTTVVVEEMVGHIQETLNLSQEVATSFALVNEIAEATASNTETTAAASEEGSAAMEQVTASASELSQQAEKLKELISSFKI from the coding sequence ATGGTGAAGAAGACAAAAGAAAAACATACAAAAAGAAAGAGAATTAAGAAAGAAGGTTCTAGTAGAAGCAAAGGGGTCTTCTCTTATTTTCGGACAATCAGGGGAAAAGTGGTTCTGTCATTCGGGTTATTGACAATTGTCCTTTTAGTCCTTGCCTCTACCTCTTACTTCAATATGCTGAAGCTGGAAAAAGAAATCAACACGTTAATTACATACGATATGCAGGTTGATACAAAAGTAAAAGATCTATCAAAGGTATTAAATGAAATTGAAATTGGGGAACAAGGTTTTGTCATTACAGGGGCAACAGGATTTCTAGCACCCTATCAAAATGGTAAAGGTGAGGTAGAGAGTCATTTTGAAGAGTTGACTACTCTATTACAGGATGATCAGAAACAGCTTGATAAATTGGATAAGATCGAAGCTCAATATGGATTTTGGATGCAATTTGTTGATCGGGTAATCGAGACAAGAAAGGATAAAGGGCTCGAGGAAGCAGCTACCCTTGTTGAATCGGGTACTGGTAAGAAATACCTGGATGGAATCCGTTCATATGTAGATATGATCGTAGTCGACCAACAAAAAGATCTGAACAATCGTATTGAATCTCTAAATCAACAAGTTTACCTATCCAAGATCGTGACCATTGGCTTATCAGCATTCGCGGTTATATTAGCTATTTTCTTCGGAGTCATCTTATCTCATACAATTAAAATGAACACAAAGAAGATCAGTCGTTCTATTTTAGAAATTGCGAACGCAGGTGGAGATTTAACAAAACGAATTCATGTAAAATCCAAAGATGAGCTGGCAGACCTCGCATCTGATACGAATCAACTCATTGCAGGAATCGCGATCCTTGTGAAACAGGTTTCTGAAATGGCGGAAAACGTCTCAGCCAGCAGTCAGGAGCTTCTTGCTTCAGCCGAAGAAACGTCACGCACGATAACTTCCATTGCAGAAACATCTACCGAAATTGCGGCTGGAAGCGATCAGACAACAAGTCGAATGTCTACTTCATTAGACAAAATGAATAGCTTGGAAGAAGCCGCCCGTTTCTTATTCAATCAAGCAGAGATGGTAAAAGAAACCGCTCGTGATATGAGAGCAGTTGCTGAAAGGGGCGGAAAAACCGTTCAAGCTTCTTCATCAAAAATGCTGAGTATTGAAGAAACCATGTCCAATACAAGTGAAACCGTAGAAGCGTTAGGACAGCGTTCTTCACAAATTACGACCATTATCGGAACCATTACTGACATTGCAGAACAAACCAATCTACTTGCATTGAATGCAGCTATTGAAGCAGCACGCGCCGGGGAACATGGAAGAGGCTTTGCCGTGGTGGCGGATGAAGTCAGAAAACTCGCGGAACAATCCCGACAAGCGGCGAAAGGTGTAACCGAAATCGTACACAGTATTCAAGAAGAAGTGAATGTCATCATGAAACAGAACTCTGATGGAGTGAAAGAGGTAATCGCAGGGGTTGAAATGACAAATGAAACAAACGCCTCCCTTGAAGATATTCTAAGCCAAACTACTAAAACAACGGTTGTCGTGGAAGAAATGGTTGGTCATATCCAGGAAACCCTTAATCTCAGTCAGGAAGTCGCTACTTCATTTGCCCTGGTCAATGAAATTGCTGAAGCGACTGCTTCTAACACAGAAACCACTGCTGCTGCATCTGAGGAAGGATCAGCTGCGATGGAACAAGTAACAGCTAGCGCCTCAGAGCTTTCCCAACAAGCGGAAAAATTAAAAGAACTCATTTCAAGTTTTAAAATTTAA
- a CDS encoding peptidase: protein METHRLIREIIEEKKKRTTRLLQRLVQEDSVRGNESKAQAIVIEKCRKLGLELDIWEVNENDVKDHPFYRCDRKEFKGNPNVVGVLKGQGGGKSLLLNGHIDVVPEGDRKDWTYDPYGGLIKDGKLYGRGATDMKGGTVALLLAIEVVKELKIPLKGDIIFQSVIEEESGGTGTLAALVRGYKADGAIIPEPTNMKIFPKQQGSMWFRLRVKGKSAHGGTRYEGVSAIDKAYTVINSLQQLEESRNQKVDDPLYSNIPIPLPINIGKIESGKWPSSVPDLAVIEGRVGVGPWETLQEVEKEVEAVISSLKEVDSWFDHHPVEIEWFGGRWQPGDLSRDHEIVEKLCYHAKEVLGITPIIEASPWGTDGGILSQGGNIPVVVFGPGTTEVAHDADEYIELDRIYQTAEILTLFIIDWCNKQS from the coding sequence TTGGAAACTCATCGTCTCATCAGGGAAATAATAGAAGAAAAAAAGAAAAGGACCACCAGGCTTCTGCAAAGATTAGTCCAAGAGGATAGTGTAAGAGGAAATGAATCAAAAGCGCAGGCAATCGTAATAGAGAAGTGCCGTAAACTTGGTTTAGAGTTGGATATTTGGGAGGTGAACGAAAACGATGTAAAGGATCATCCCTTTTACCGGTGCGATCGAAAGGAATTCAAAGGAAACCCGAACGTGGTCGGGGTACTGAAAGGCCAGGGTGGTGGAAAGAGTCTTCTGCTAAATGGACACATTGATGTTGTACCAGAAGGTGACAGGAAGGATTGGACATATGATCCATATGGTGGTTTGATCAAAGACGGAAAGCTTTATGGACGCGGGGCAACGGATATGAAGGGAGGAACTGTCGCTTTACTACTCGCTATTGAGGTTGTGAAGGAGTTAAAAATTCCCCTCAAAGGTGATATTATCTTTCAGAGTGTGATTGAAGAGGAAAGTGGTGGAACTGGTACCCTCGCTGCATTGGTAAGAGGGTACAAAGCAGATGGTGCAATTATTCCCGAACCTACCAATATGAAGATTTTTCCTAAGCAGCAAGGTTCCATGTGGTTTCGTCTTAGAGTAAAAGGGAAATCTGCCCATGGAGGAACCAGATACGAAGGGGTAAGCGCCATAGATAAAGCATACACAGTGATTAACTCTCTTCAGCAACTGGAAGAATCTCGAAATCAGAAGGTGGATGATCCTTTATATAGCAATATTCCTATTCCGTTACCGATTAACATCGGTAAAATAGAAAGTGGGAAATGGCCATCTTCCGTACCTGATTTGGCTGTAATTGAAGGAAGGGTGGGGGTTGGTCCGTGGGAAACCCTGCAAGAAGTAGAAAAGGAGGTTGAAGCTGTAATCTCAAGCCTGAAAGAGGTTGATTCATGGTTTGATCATCATCCAGTGGAGATTGAATGGTTTGGTGGCAGGTGGCAGCCGGGCGATCTTTCTCGTGATCATGAAATCGTGGAGAAACTTTGTTATCATGCCAAAGAAGTATTGGGAATCACTCCAATCATTGAAGCTTCTCCTTGGGGAACGGATGGAGGAATCCTTTCTCAGGGAGGGAATATACCGGTTGTCGTATTTGGTCCTGGTACAACCGAGGTGGCTCATGACGCAGACGAATACATTGAATTGGATAGAATCTACCAAACTGCTGAAATTCTTACCTTATTTATTATAGATTGGTGCAATAAACAGTCATAA
- a CDS encoding PTS glucose transporter subunit IIA, with protein sequence MLKKLFGKKEEAPKTVNAVAPLTGTLKSLEDVPDPVFSQKMMGDGIAIDPTEGKVVSPVDGEIMQLFPTKHAVGIKAKNGAEILIHIGLETVSMNGEGFEAHVSEGSKVSMGDPLITFDLNLVKEKAKSTITPIILTNGDDMDELVKKELTSVIAGQDEVLEISSK encoded by the coding sequence ATGTTAAAGAAGCTTTTTGGAAAAAAAGAAGAAGCGCCTAAAACCGTTAATGCAGTTGCACCTTTAACGGGTACATTAAAATCACTTGAAGATGTTCCAGACCCGGTTTTTTCTCAGAAGATGATGGGAGATGGAATTGCAATCGACCCGACAGAAGGTAAAGTCGTTTCACCTGTAGACGGCGAAATCATGCAGCTTTTCCCAACAAAGCACGCAGTGGGTATCAAAGCGAAAAACGGTGCTGAAATTCTTATCCACATCGGTCTTGAAACAGTATCAATGAACGGTGAAGGCTTTGAAGCACATGTTTCAGAAGGGTCAAAAGTGAGTATGGGAGATCCATTAATTACGTTTGACTTAAATCTAGTGAAAGAAAAAGCAAAAAGTACCATCACGCCAATCATCTTAACAAACGGCGATGACATGGATGAGCTCGTAAAAAAAGAGTTAACTTCTGTGATAGCAGGACAAGATGAGGTATTAGAGATTTCATCTAAATAA
- the rsgA gene encoding ribosome small subunit-dependent GTPase A gives MNNREEVFEMMKHFEEEGYMLGRVVTEQKGAFMVMTKTGDLLSKISGKLRFQTVKREDLPAVGDWVLLSEEGAIIEKVLTRTSKFSRKKAGEEAEEQIIATNIDTVFILSSLNDDLNSKRVERYLLLCWESGANPVVVLTKSDTCEDIEEKKREVESKLLGVKVLAISSVNHEGIEELQPYLEKGKTVALVGSSGVGKSTLTNLLVGDDVQKTKQIRESDDKGRHTTTHRELFLLGNGSSIIDTPGMREIQLWQGQEGLSTQYNEIEELALQCRFTDCRHVDEPGCKIREAIAEDSLSEERFEHYQKLQREIAYMERKGNKRLESLERKKWKNIGKQRKLK, from the coding sequence TTGAATAATAGAGAAGAAGTATTTGAAATGATGAAACACTTTGAGGAAGAAGGATATATGTTAGGAAGAGTTGTGACCGAGCAGAAGGGTGCCTTCATGGTTATGACCAAAACAGGAGATCTATTAAGTAAAATATCCGGGAAGCTCAGGTTCCAAACGGTTAAACGTGAAGATCTTCCAGCAGTAGGTGATTGGGTTCTCCTGAGCGAAGAAGGAGCAATCATTGAAAAGGTCCTGACGAGAACAAGTAAATTTTCAAGAAAAAAAGCAGGAGAAGAAGCGGAAGAGCAAATCATTGCCACGAATATAGATACCGTTTTCATTCTTTCTTCGTTAAATGATGATTTAAACAGTAAACGGGTGGAGAGATATTTACTTCTATGTTGGGAAAGCGGGGCAAATCCCGTTGTCGTTCTTACCAAATCTGATACATGTGAGGATATTGAAGAGAAAAAGAGAGAAGTTGAAAGCAAATTGCTGGGGGTTAAAGTATTAGCCATAAGTTCTGTAAATCATGAGGGAATTGAGGAACTGCAGCCCTATCTGGAAAAGGGGAAAACGGTCGCCCTTGTCGGTTCTTCAGGAGTGGGTAAGTCCACCCTAACCAACCTCTTAGTAGGAGACGACGTCCAGAAGACGAAACAAATTAGGGAATCCGATGATAAGGGGCGCCATACGACAACACATAGAGAGTTATTCTTATTGGGCAATGGTTCTTCCATCATTGATACGCCAGGCATGAGAGAAATCCAACTTTGGCAGGGGCAAGAAGGATTATCCACGCAATATAACGAGATCGAGGAGTTGGCACTGCAATGCCGATTCACCGATTGCCGTCATGTGGATGAACCTGGTTGCAAGATTAGAGAAGCGATTGCCGAGGATTCCCTTTCCGAGGAACGATTTGAACATTATCAGAAATTGCAAAGGGAAATCGCCTACATGGAGAGAAAAGGGAATAAGCGATTGGAATCTTTGGAACGTAAGAAGTGGAAGAATATCGGTAAACAAAGAAAACTTAAATAA
- a CDS encoding DUF502 domain-containing protein, with protein MKWFLKSFINGVLTIVPIGLVAYVVYKMFLFLDGLLGNVLKPYLDENYIPGIGLFATIILLTVLGWLSTKFFTGTIIRIVDVLLHKIPFVKTIYSVIKDTIHSFLGEKKSFSKVALIKMPGTTMKCMGFITTENLADLHNDLQDHVAVYVPQTFQVAGVTFLIPKTDIEILDIKSEEAMKFILSGGMTTKKEK; from the coding sequence ATGAAATGGTTTTTAAAGTCGTTTATTAATGGTGTTCTTACAATAGTCCCAATTGGCCTGGTCGCCTATGTTGTATATAAAATGTTTCTATTTCTAGACGGTTTATTAGGCAATGTATTAAAACCATACCTCGATGAAAATTATATTCCTGGTATCGGACTTTTCGCCACCATCATTCTCTTGACCGTTCTTGGCTGGCTATCAACCAAGTTTTTCACAGGTACGATCATTCGAATAGTAGACGTTCTATTACACAAGATCCCCTTTGTCAAAACGATTTACTCGGTAATAAAGGATACCATCCACTCCTTCTTAGGAGAAAAGAAATCCTTTTCCAAAGTGGCACTCATCAAAATGCCTGGCACAACGATGAAATGCATGGGCTTTATCACAACAGAGAACCTTGCAGACCTGCATAATGACCTGCAAGATCACGTTGCAGTATACGTACCCCAAACCTTCCAAGTAGCCGGAGTCACTTTTTTGATTCCTAAAACTGATATTGAAATACTTGATATTAAATCTGAAGAAGCGATGAAGTTTATCTTGTCGGGTGGAATGACGACGAAGAAGGAGAAATAG